The sequence below is a genomic window from Alligator mississippiensis isolate rAllMis1 chromosome 16, rAllMis1, whole genome shotgun sequence.
CATCCTCGGGTCCCCGGCACGTTTCCCGGATCGCCGCGGAGGTCGGGGCCGAGCCCGGCGGCGCCGTCCCTCAGTGGCTCAgcgacttcctgcccttcagcatGCGCCGCAGGATCACCTCGATGCCGCTGGCCGTGCGGATGCGCTTCATCCAGCCGTGGGTCCGCTTCCGCTTCAAGTTCTTGGGCTGGTACTCGTTGCCGCGGGCCCTGGTGCGCGCTGGcgggcagccccagcccggcgCCTGCCCCGGGCCGCGCTGGCAGAGTCCCGCCGGCCTCCAGGCGCTCAGGATGGAGGCGGCCCCCCGGCTCTGCGGGGCCCAGGCCGCGACGGGAGGCAGCAGCGGGAACCTGCGGGGAGAGAGCCGGCGGTGAGGGGCTGCGGGgtcagggcctgggcctgggcccgggccccggccccggccccaggcccTACCTGCCgccggccagcccagcccagaggcgCAGGCCGCGCGCCCACGCAGCCGCCATGACCGGACTACACCGTCCCCCCAGCAAAGCCTTTGCTCATTGGCTCCTGCTGCCCGACCAATCACGGCGCGCGGGGCTGGAGAGCGCAAGGGCGTCTGGGAAGCGGACGTACACGGCGTGGTGGCGCGAAGGATTCTGGGGCTTGTAGTTTCACGCTGTCGTTCCTTGGCTGCTCCGGAGTAGGGGCGGGGCTCGTGGGTTCTTCatttggggatgggggggcaggacCCCTGAGCTCATcttttggggatgggggggggcaggaccccTGGGTTTTTCATTtggggatatgggggggggggcaggaccccTGAGCTCATcttttggggatggggggggcaggacCCCTGGGTTTTTTATTtggggatatggggggggggggacaggacccCTGGGTTCTTCATTtggggatatggggggggggcaggaccccTGGGCTCATcttttggggatggggggggcaggacCCCTGGGTTTTTTATTtggggatatgggggggggggggggacaagacCCCTGGGTTCTTCATTtggggatatgggggggggggacaggacccCTGGGTTTTTCATTtggggatatggggggggggcaggaccccTGAGCTCATcttttggggatggggggggcaggacCCCTGGGTTTTTTATTtggggatatgggggggggggacaggacccCTGGGTTCTTCATTTGGGgatatgggggggggcaggaccccTGGGCTCATCTTTTGGGGATGGCGGGGGCAGGACCCCTGGGTTTTTCATTtggggatatggggggggggcaggaccccTGGGTTCTTCATTTGGGGTTACCGGGGGCAGGACCCCTGGGCTCATCATTTGGGGatatggaggggggggggcaggaccccCGGGCTCATCATTTGGggatacgggggggggggggggggcaggaccccTGGGTTCTTGCCCTGCTCTGTCGGGGGtgctgggtcagagcaggggcGGTGGGATCCGCCTGGTCCCCGGTGGCTGTGGGTTCGGGTGCCTGGAGTGGAGGTCGGGTCTCATGGGCTTCCCCTTGGGTCAGCTGAGATCAGAGGATGAAGTTTGGAGCCCAGCCTCTCCGCGGACGGGCTGCTTTCTCCCACCCCGAATTTCTTCCCATCCCACCCCCGccctgggaacaggctggaggCTCCCAGTGCCTTGCCACTTGCTCAGATCCTCTGTGACCCCTGCACAGCTCCCAAATCATTAGATAAACCAAGCACGCAACAACCCCCGCCTGGATGCCAATGCATTTCCATCGAGTGCCTGCTGGCAGCCGCTCCTGCTGCTCGTGGTGTTTCTCTCTGGCACCGGGCGGCTGATTGCTCGAGCACGTGGCTGCGCCCTCCGAACGCAGCGCACGCCTCTTGAGCACGTCTGCTGTGCGCTGGCACGGGGCCTGCGGCTGGCTAGGGCTGGAGGAGACGCTGCCCTCCCCTCGCTCATGGCCAGACCTCTTCGTGTTGCCATTCAGTCGTGCACTCGCTAGAGATCTGCCCGGAGCAGCCACGCAGCAGGGCTTTTCACTCCTTTGTCCAGCCGGGGAAGAATCAGGGTTTTCCAAGGGCAGAGAGAATTGGAGAGGACCGTGGCCTCCACGGCTCGGCTCCCCACCTGCACAAGTGGGGAGGACACCCCCTGCTCCTCTAAAGAGGCGGAGGAGGTTGGATGTTGGCAGCCGTTTCCCGTTTGAGGTGGAACGTGCACAAGTCTGGTTGCTCGGAGGCCTCCACAGATACATGCTAATGTCATGTGTGTCATAAAATCATtgaaaatgagggctgaagggacctcaggaggtcacatctagtccaacccctgctccaagcaggaccagccccaactgcatcatccagccaaggctttgcctacccaggtcttaaacacctccaaggatggagagtccatcacctctctggggaaccggttccagtgtttcaccaccctcctagtgagaaagtttctcctaatatccaacctaaacctcccttgctgcagcttgagcccattgctcctcgtcctgtcatctgcccccaccgcgaacagcccagctccatcttctttgcaacccccagcagggagctgaagcagGAGAGCatctattattattactattattattactttagACTAGATGAcgtgtggaggtcccttccagccctatttgtCTATAGCTTCACAAGCTGTACAGTAGCTAAAGATCCCTCTGCCCTCCTCATGGGTGGCTTGTCCTTTTCTTTTACTTCTTTTCCAGAGTAAGCTGATCTGAAGACAAGAATTAGCAGTACAGGCACTTCATATTCAGTCTCGTGTGCGCTGTGGAGGCCCCGGGGCACTGAGTAGAGCGGGCAggcgggctgggagcaggatgggggctGAGAGCTGCACCCTCGAGGGGTCCTGGTGCAAGAGACACCATGCAAGCAAGTGCAGCTGATGCAGACCTGGGTTAAAACATAAATGACTGTTGAAAAGCTCCAATGTTTCGTACCAAAAAAGGGGGTCTCTGGAGGACTCCTTGTCTTGTTTCCAGGGCTCTGTCGTCCAGTGCAGTGCAGCTCTTGCAGCCCTTTTGGTGCATTTGGTCCTGCATCGAACAAGGCGATGGGAGCAGGAGGAAACCGCAGAAgggcttcccctgcctgcccagggaaAGGCTCAGAGCACTGAGTGTTTGCAAATGGTGCCTGCTTGCTCCCTAAATCTGCTGCCCATGTCTCAGAGCCAGATCTGCTGACTTTGGCCTTGCAGGGACGACTGCGTGAGAGCTGCATCCATCTCTCTGGGGCAGAAGCGGAAGCACTTTCTGTGTCCCACCTTAACCCTGCTGGCACCCCCTTCCTCTGGATCAGAGCCACAGGAGGTGGCGTGGGAAGCAGACCGGGCCCCAGCCGGCCCTCGGGCCCCCGCAGGCGCATGCAGCATGGGTGGCAAGAAACAGTGCATGCTTTTGTTACTTGTAAGCTGAGTGCATTTGCTCAAAAGTCCTTGAGACACAATGAGACATTAATGTAgcctggaaaaaaaccaaacaattcCCTGCAAACCACTGGCCCGTAGGTGGGAGCTGGACCTGTTTATGGAGAAGCGAGTGCTGGGTGCGAAGAATGGGCAGTCCCAGCCTAGTAATTATTTCCTCTCGCAGGCCTTTGATTCCTCATGCCTGCTCCTGAGTTTAGATGCCCCGGTGTTATATTGTGCAGCAAGACCACCTTGGCAATAGCTGCAGCGTGATTGAatctggtgctgggagctgccgGTACACTGAGGCGTGCCTGTGTCTTCTGCCCGACCATGTAATCCAGACCGCCCCGCGCAAGAACAGAGCTTTACAAGACACACTCGAGCCCCTTCTGCCGGGAACTGGTTGCCCCTTGCCCCAGAGAGGTGACTAATGATCCCAATTTGCAGAGAAGCACAAAGGGGGGTGATCCTCAAGGTCACGGCCAGCCAGGGGCTCTGAGAGCAGAACCCCAAAGTCCCGGCCCGCCCTTGAGCGGCTGTGACCGCTCGGGCCAAGTCCCTGCCGGGCTTCAGGAGGGAAGGTGAAGCCGCTGCACGGCCACGGCCCCGTGTGAAGCGAGCAGCGCGGCCAGGTGCAAATCTTCCTCATTGTCGTGTCTCCAGTCCACCCTTTCTATAGGGCCTCTTCCCCGTATCCTGCTTCTGGCGGCGGTGTTGCCGGATCTCGCGGTGTTGTTGGTATGGAGGGCATGAGAATCCCCCCCACTGCAAACAAGGAGGGTTTTCCCCACCGGGTGCCAAGGGGGCATTGTACCGGGCCTGCCCCCATTTCCACGCCCAGCGGTGAGGCTAGAAATGTCCCTTTCCTTAGTGAAAACGGAGGGTCTGGTGCATTCAGGCGAATCCCAGACCCGAGGCTCCCCAAAGACGCCCCCAGCCCCACGAGACaagatgcaggggtgggggggtaggacCAGGCTTTGCAGCAGGTGCAGGCCTGGAGTCTCGGTCCCTGCCAGGAGGGGCTGGTCCAGGcatctcctccctccttcccccgccAAGCCTCGCACCGCAAAGCcgggctcctgcctccctgcccgtCATCCCAAACCCCTCCTCGCTAGGAGGGACCTAAGGGCTTTTCTGTGGCTCCGGCGCGGACAAGGGCACAGAGCCCCCCGGAGCCGAGCCCCGCTCTGCCTGCCGGGCGGCTCATGGGGAGCCGGGGGGCGGGTGGGGAGCGCAGCCCCCTCCCGGTGCCCGCGGACGATGTGATCGGTCCGGCCTCGGCTCCGTGCGGGCTCGCTCTGGGCATCCGCAGCCCCCGATGAGGTGAGCGGGGctggccccaggccagggggGGATGCGGGACTGGAGGGGTGCCCGCCCGGCCTTATGTAAGCGGCGGTGAGGGGGATGCCCCCCTTTGGTCGCAGCTGCCCGGCAGGGCCCCCCCCAAGCTGGGGTGTGCTGGGCACAGCTGCCCTGCACCAGGCTGGTCCTGGGGGGgcttttcctcctgctttctgATGGATCCCGCCCCCCTCCACTGCAGGAACGAGGGAAAGGCCGCAGGCGCCTTCAccctgggctggaaggggctcGGGCGCAGGCTCCGGCTCTGCCGCGCTGCGGGAGCTCGGtcccctgcagagctgctcttcCTTGCCCTACATTGGCGCCCGCCAGCCTTCCCCTGCCCGCTGGGCTCGGGTGCCCCGGGGAGTCCTGCGGCgctccctggcctggcccaaGCCCTCGCGGCCCCGCGTTGCTCGGCGTCGTTTGGAGCGAGGGGGTCGCGGGCACCGTGGCCCTGCCGCGCTGCGTGGGCTCCTcttgccctgcagctgcttcagCTCTGCCGCCTCCTCTCAGCCCATCCTTGCAGGGGCGAGCGGAGCCAACTCCTGGCTTTGCAGCAGCGCTAATCCCTGGGCCGAGGACCAAGCTCTGGCCTGGCAGGCGTTTCTGCAGGGGGAGCACAAGGGAGCTGTGGGGCCGGCCCTCCTGGGTGCACGAGCCCTGCCTGGCCATCCCGCTGGGGCCGCAGCACGTGGCAGAGCCGGGCTGGAAGCAGGTCGAGCGCCCGGCTCTGGGCCCATCTGATCCGAGCAGACATGGGCCCTGTCCTTTGCCTCCCTGCTTGTACCCCTCTCCAGCTGCATGCCTTGGCTCAAGGCATCTCATCCTGCGACTCGAGCACAGCCCCGggcagcagggtcctgggccTGGGCGGGGACCAGAGCAGGGGGGTCCCAGGGTGTCCCCCCTTCTCGCTGGGGGTCGGGGTGTtgtggagcaggacagagctccCGGGTGCCGAGGCGCACGTGGCTTTGCAAGCAGCTCTGCAACACGCAGGGAGGCCGTGGCCGGCAGAAAGGGGGACCTGGCGACTGCCGTGTGCCAGGGGCATCTCCTGAAGGAAGggggctgcccagagccccatGGATAACTCCCCCCAGCTTTGCTagggcacagccaggctgggctgggagaaCAAATGGGCACTGACAGCCGCCTGGGGTTTAAGCCGCTGATGgggaagacaaaacaaaaaaaatcactgcagagACATGCAGCTCGCAGGCTGCCCACAGCTGGAACCACTGCGGTGGTACCAGGACCTTGCATCAGTACGAGGAGGGGATGGTTGCCCGAGGAGCCCGAAAGTAGTCGCAGGTCACATGCATTTGAACAGCTTTCAGGAGACCGTCAGCGCGTGGTTGGCAAGGGGGAAGATGTGGGTCACGGATATGCAACCTGCGTAAGCACAcggggacccaggagtcctggggccacgtccctgctccctgcccaaagcGGAGGCAGAAGCAAGGAGGCCCAGTTCCCAGGTGCAAGGCCCCACATTCCCCGCGCCCAGATGGGACCGCTCCGATCCCCCTGCCGTGTCTGAGCTCTGCCCTGGTAACCCCACGGGGCATCACTCCGCACCCCTGGGATGGGGAGGCCTGGTCCCCTGGAAGCACGCCAGCCcacctgccaggctgcaagggTCACTGCCTCAGGGAGGGAGAGGCTCCCCTCACAGCAAGGCAGCCCCCCAAAATgcccccagtccagccccactcTCCACGGGGCTGACAGCACCCTGTCCTGAAGCCCATCGGCATCGATAATCCACCAGCCTTGGCTCCAGCAGTAATGGAGGCGCTCCTGCCATGCAGGGGCTGGAGTCTCCCCAGGTCCCCTGCACAGACAGCatcaggctggagcagggctgcgggggatcgccctgccctgcagctccagcttgCAAAGACCCCCATATAcaagcagcacccccagccccagcctgcagggacAGCTCTCTTCTTTCCAGCTCCCTGCCTTTCCATCAGGCactgcccctctctccctggcATCCAGCAGCAGCACTTCGGTCCCTGCCATAGCCTGTACCCCACCAGCCAGCAGCCCTCCCCTCCATAACCCCCAGCATCTGCAGCCAAGACTCAGTGCCTGCTGGCCTCTTATGTAGGTCAGAGCCTGGCGCAGGGCCCAGCACCTGTAGGCAGCTCATTGCTTGCAGGTGGGGGGGGCTTAGCTCATCATTCATTTAACAGGACTGACAGCCAGGGGTGATCTGGGGGGGTTGCATGTAGCCCTTGCCCCTACTTCATCACGTGCCTGTTTCCCCAGCCATCTCCTGGGGCAGTGGGTTGTTGCTCCCTGCcttggggaggggagatggaCACAGGAGCCCCTAGTATGAGACCCCCCTCTGTGCACAGGCTCCAGCCCACAACCCCCCATCGGTGCAAGGATCTGACCACAGCTGACCTGGAGC
It includes:
- the MRPL34 gene encoding large ribosomal subunit protein bL34m — translated: MAAAWARGLRLWAGLAGGRFPLLPPVAAWAPQSRGAASILSAWRPAGLCQRGPGQAPGWGCPPARTRARGNEYQPKNLKRKRTHGWMKRIRTASGIEVILRRMLKGRKSLSH